In Salmo salar chromosome ssa15, Ssal_v3.1, whole genome shotgun sequence, one genomic interval encodes:
- the bub1b gene encoding budding uninhibited by benzimidazoles 1 beta gives MEPLEMFSYMQANGIGLTRADLYITWAEEFEKHGNFQKADAIFQEGLKCRAQPMDKLQQYHKCVLLVSVHSLLAVQCLPLSTSYTEGSRL, from the coding sequence ATGGAGCCCCTGGAAATGTTCAGCTACATGCAGGCCAACGGCATCGGACTCACTCGAGCTGACCTTTACATTACCTGGGCGGAGGAGTTCGAGAAGCACGGCAACTTCCAGAAGGCAGACGCCATCTTCCAAGAGGGACTTAAGTGCAGAGCCCAGCCCATGGATAAACTTCAGCAATATCACAAGTGTGTGCTCCTTGTCTCTGTCCATTCCTTGTTAGCTGTCCAATGTCTGCCTCTGTCTACGTCATATACGGAAGGGAGTAGGCTGTAA
- the LOC106571138 gene encoding protein phosphatase 1 regulatory subunit 14B, whose protein sequence is MSNQTGPQHRVLFQTPGEEKAEEEPPQRRLGKLTVKYNRKDLQKRLDIEEWIDGQLHLLFDCEEEDIPELEIDMDELLDLSDAEQRAKLHDLLQDCGKPKEDFIDGLLYRMKGLRKMSLKK, encoded by the exons atgtCCAACCAAACGGGTCCCCAGCACAGGGTCTTGTTCCAAACCCCAGGTGAGGAGAAGGCGGAAGAGGAGCCTCCTCAACGCAGACTGGGAAAACTCACGGTCAAGTACAACCGCAAGGACCTGCAAAAGAGGCTGGACATCGAGGAGTGGATCGATGGGCAGCTGCATCTCCTGTTTGACTGCGAG GAGGAGGATATTCCAGAGTTAGAAATTGACATGGATGAGTTGCTGGATCTGTCAGACGCAGAACAGAGAGCAAAGCTACAT GACCTTCTTCAAGACTGTGGCAAGCCCAAAGAG GACTTCATCGACGGCTTGCTGTATCGGATGAAGGGTCTTCGCAAGATGTCCCTGAAAAAATGA